AATGCCCACTCGCGAACCTCTGACGGCGCGCCACGGTGCTGCATTTCTGCAATCACGGCCGGGGGAGCGACAATTCTACCAAACAGAACAGGCAGAATTTCCACCTGCCCAATGAGGACCAGATAATTGAGCGGTGACGTGTCGCAAACGACGATCATTTCTCAAGCAGAGCTCGCGTGCGGGCCATCTGGGCGTCGAACTCTTCAATGGTAGGCAAGTCTTCGACAACCTTATGACATTTCAAAACTGCGTTCGTTTCGTCGCGCGAAATCCCTAGTGATTCCGCGAGCTGTCCGTGGGAGAGAATATTCAGCCGATAGAGTTCAACCAGCGCTGCCTCCTTCGCTGCTGCACCAAGATCGCTAAATTGAACGCGAAGTTCTCGTTCAACTGCATCTGGCAAAGTAAAAGTCACGGTCATGAAAGCCTCTCAATCCACATGCAGGTTCTGGCGGCCAATTATACCTGAACGCACTTCGCCCAAATCCGTTGGCAGCGTCAATCTCAATTCTACCCCAGCAAATCCGTAAACTCAAACTTCGCCCCGTCGAACAGGCCTTCATCGCTGAGCTTGAGTGCTGGGATCACGAGCAAAGCCATGAACGACAGCG
The sequence above is drawn from the Pirellulales bacterium genome and encodes:
- a CDS encoding UPF0175 family protein codes for the protein MTFTLPDAVERELRVQFSDLGAAAKEAALVELYRLNILSHGQLAESLGISRDETNAVLKCHKVVEDLPTIEEFDAQMARTRALLEK